The Leptospiraceae bacterium genome has a segment encoding these proteins:
- a CDS encoding SRPBCC domain-containing protein, translated as MKTVLISYEEEKNEDIIKENEWIHAPREWVFKGITDSEYINEWGGGPSKFHLKAGGKYHLWDGEIYGLVLDFVENEKIVMTLREKDWKPDWKDSIVVIELSDERSGTRLKLSHSQFPDKKIKKKHEYGWGEYYLGPLKAYLENLYFAQQVQKKEKIKKKS; from the coding sequence ATGAAAACTGTTCTTATCTCCTATGAAGAAGAAAAAAACGAAGACATCATCAAAGAAAATGAATGGATCCACGCACCACGGGAATGGGTGTTTAAAGGGATTACCGATTCAGAATACATCAATGAATGGGGAGGTGGTCCATCAAAATTTCATTTAAAAGCCGGAGGAAAGTATCACCTTTGGGACGGAGAAATCTATGGGTTAGTTTTGGATTTCGTGGAAAATGAAAAGATCGTCATGACTCTTCGCGAAAAAGACTGGAAACCCGATTGGAAAGATTCCATTGTAGTCATAGAGTTATCCGATGAACGAAGCGGAACAAGGCTCAAGCTCTCTCATTCCCAATTTCCTGATAAGAAAATCAAAAAGAAACATGAATACGGCTGGGGAGAGTATTACCTTGGACCACTAAAAGCATATCTTGAAAATCTCTACTTTGCCCAACAAGTCCAAAAAAAAGAAAAAATCAAGAAGAAGAGCTAA
- a CDS encoding ROK family protein, whose protein sequence is MEYRVGIDLGGTKTEILLLNSNQEVLLRERIPTDKSSYESILHTIQNLYKKALSHIPSGKEFTLGMGIPGIIDPETDVVINANTTILIGKPLKKDLEALLEHPIFIENDANCFALAEAMAGAGKEFSFVFGVIMGTGCGGGFVMDKKIHRGRHGIAGEWGHFSIDPSGEQCWCGNRGCIETLISGSGVENQYYKLTKEKISMKEIVERAKKSLSPAKEVFEKFLDDYGRAVGGIISTFDPDVIVLGGGLSNIEELYTIGYEKVKKYTFYHNVKTPIKKNQLGDSAGVFGAAWLGI, encoded by the coding sequence ATGGAATATCGTGTTGGAATTGATTTGGGTGGAACCAAAACCGAGATCCTTCTTCTCAACTCAAATCAAGAAGTTCTTCTCAGAGAGAGAATCCCCACCGATAAGTCTTCTTATGAAAGTATCCTTCATACCATCCAGAATTTATACAAAAAAGCATTAAGCCACATCCCATCTGGGAAAGAATTTACTTTGGGCATGGGAATTCCTGGTATAATTGATCCCGAGACTGATGTAGTCATCAATGCCAACACTACAATTCTCATTGGAAAGCCCTTAAAAAAAGACCTCGAAGCTCTCCTTGAGCATCCCATCTTTATTGAAAACGATGCCAATTGTTTTGCTTTGGCAGAAGCTATGGCTGGAGCTGGAAAGGAATTTTCTTTTGTTTTTGGTGTGATTATGGGAACAGGTTGTGGTGGTGGTTTTGTGATGGATAAAAAAATTCATCGGGGACGACATGGAATAGCAGGAGAATGGGGACATTTCTCCATCGATCCTTCAGGGGAACAGTGTTGGTGTGGCAACAGAGGATGTATCGAAACTTTGATTTCAGGAAGTGGAGTTGAAAATCAATACTACAAACTCACAAAAGAAAAAATCAGTATGAAAGAGATTGTCGAAAGAGCAAAAAAGAGTCTCTCACCGGCAAAAGAAGTTTTTGAAAAATTTCTTGATGACTATGGAAGAGCTGTGGGAGGTATCATTTCAACTTTTGATCCGGATGTGATTGTATTGGGTGGTGGCTTATCAAACATCGAAGAACTCTATACCATAGGCTATGAAAAAGTCAAAAAATATACTTTTTATCACAACGTAAAAACTCCCATCAAAAAAAACCAACTGGGAGACTCCGCTGGCGTTTTTGGTGCTGCTTGGTTAGGGATTTAA
- the leuC gene encoding 3-isopropylmalate dehydratase large subunit, with product MPKTLYDKIWESHLVYDDGKTSLIFVDRHLVHEVTSPQAFDGLRINKRKVRRPDLTFATMDHNVSTRTRDWNGAGEISRLQMETLKKNCEEFGIKLFDIQHPDQGIVHVIGPEMGLTLPGTVIVCGDSHTSTHGAFGALAFGIGTSEVEHVLATQTLQQKKSKNMLIKIDGELPFGVTAKDVILYIIGKITTKGGTGYVIEYAGSTIELLSMEARMTICNMSIEAGARAGLVAPDEKTFAYLKDRDYAPKGKDFERAVEYWRNLRSDQDAVYDKVFEFRAEDIEPMVTWGTNPGQVVSVRDVVPDPEKLKDPIERESARQALRYMDLKPGTPIVDIKIDKVFIGSCTNSRIEDLRKAATIVKEKLKEGKKVHPRVQAIVVPGSGRVYRQAVEEGLDQIFKEAGFEWRFAGCSMCLAMNDDYLLEGERCASTSNRNFEGRQGRGGRTHLVSPEMAAAAALEGHFVDIREYVKKEVLMAKP from the coding sequence ATGCCTAAGACTTTATATGACAAAATTTGGGAATCCCATTTGGTTTATGATGATGGAAAAACAAGCTTGATATTTGTTGATAGGCATTTAGTTCATGAAGTTACATCTCCTCAAGCTTTTGACGGGTTGCGCATTAACAAACGTAAGGTTCGAAGACCCGATTTAACGTTTGCAACTATGGATCATAACGTTTCCACGAGAACCCGTGATTGGAATGGAGCAGGAGAAATCTCCCGACTTCAAATGGAAACCTTAAAGAAAAACTGTGAAGAATTTGGCATCAAACTATTCGATATCCAACATCCCGATCAAGGAATTGTTCATGTGATTGGTCCCGAGATGGGGCTTACTCTACCTGGAACGGTGATTGTTTGTGGGGATTCTCATACCAGCACGCACGGTGCTTTTGGAGCTCTGGCTTTCGGTATTGGAACAAGTGAAGTAGAACATGTTTTAGCAACACAAACCTTGCAGCAAAAAAAATCTAAAAACATGCTAATCAAAATTGATGGAGAACTTCCCTTTGGTGTGACAGCAAAAGATGTGATTTTATACATCATAGGAAAAATCACAACAAAAGGAGGAACTGGATATGTCATAGAATATGCAGGAAGCACGATTGAATTACTATCTATGGAAGCTCGTATGACGATATGTAATATGTCCATAGAAGCTGGAGCCAGAGCAGGACTTGTAGCTCCCGATGAAAAAACCTTTGCTTACTTAAAAGATCGAGATTATGCTCCAAAAGGCAAAGACTTTGAACGTGCCGTTGAATACTGGAGGAACTTGAGATCCGATCAAGATGCTGTTTATGATAAAGTGTTTGAATTCCGAGCTGAAGACATTGAGCCTATGGTGACTTGGGGAACGAATCCAGGACAAGTAGTTTCTGTGAGGGATGTGGTTCCTGATCCAGAAAAGCTCAAAGATCCAATAGAAAGAGAATCCGCACGGCAAGCTTTACGATATATGGATTTAAAACCAGGAACCCCTATAGTGGATATTAAAATAGACAAAGTTTTTATAGGTTCTTGTACAAACTCACGAATTGAAGATTTACGAAAAGCGGCAACCATTGTAAAAGAAAAACTAAAAGAAGGAAAAAAAGTTCATCCCAGGGTTCAGGCAATCGTTGTTCCTGGTTCGGGTAGAGTTTATCGTCAAGCTGTGGAGGAAGGACTGGACCAAATCTTCAAAGAAGCTGGGTTTGAGTGGAGATTTGCCGGCTGTTCTATGTGTTTGGCAATGAATGATGATTATCTTTTAGAAGGAGAGCGTTGTGCTTCTACTTCGAATCGGAATTTTGAAGGACGACAGGGAAGAGGAGGAAGAACCCATCTGGTAAGTCCCGAAATGGCAGCAGCTGCTGCATTAGAAGGTCATTTCGTAGATATTAGAGAATATGTAAAAAAAGAAGTCTTGATGGCAAAACCATAA